A stretch of the Medicago truncatula cultivar Jemalong A17 chromosome 5, MtrunA17r5.0-ANR, whole genome shotgun sequence genome encodes the following:
- the LOC11411290 gene encoding protein SRG1 isoform X2, producing MFKFGSSILVPSVQELAKQPNTEIPEQYLHPNQDPINVSNTTSLQQVPVIDLSKLLSEDATELEKLDQACKEWGFFQLINHGVDPLLVENVKIGVQEFLSLPLEEKKKFWQNQNDIEGFGQLFVLSENQKLEWADLFFTTTLPSYARNTRLFPNIPQPFRDNLETYCLELKNVCITIIKHMSKALKVEPNELLDSIDDITQSMRMNYYPPCPQPENVIGLNPHSDAGALTILLQANDIEGLQIRKDGQWISVKPLTDAFVINVGDILE from the exons ATGTTCAAGTTTGGAAGCTCAATATTGGTGCCTTCTGTCCAAGAGCTTGCAAAGCAGCCCAACACAGAAATTCCAGAACAATATCTTCATCCAAATCAAGACCCTATTAATGTATCAAATACAACTTCCTTACAACAAGTACCAGTCATTGACCTAAGTAAACTGTTATCTGAAGATGCAACTGAGCTAGAGAAGCTTGATCAAGCATGTAAAGAATGGGGGTTCTTCCAG TTGATTAATCACGGAGTCGATCCTTTATTGGTGGAAAATGTGAAGATAGGTGTTCAAGAGTTCCTAAGTCTTCCAttggaagagaagaagaaattttggcaaaaccAAAACGATATTGAGGGGTTTGGTCAACTGTTTGTTTTATCTGAGAATCAAAAGTTAGAATGGGCAGATTTATTCTTCACTACGACTCTTCCATCCTATGCAAGGAACACCCGGTTATTTCCAAATATTCCTCAACCATTCAG AGATAATTTAGAAACCTATTGTTTAGAACTGAAAAATGTTTGCATCACAATCATCAAACATATGTCAAAAGCTCTTAAAGTTGAACCAAATGAACTGCTAGACTCAATTGATGATATAACTCAATCAATGAGGATGAATTACTATCCTCCTTGTCCCCAACCAGAAAATGTCATTGGACTCAATCCTCATTCTGATGCGGGTGCCTTAACCATCCTTCTACAAGCCAATGACATTGAAGGTCTCCAAATACGAAAAGATGGACAGTGGATTTCTGTTAAACCACTCACCGATGCTTTTGTCATAAATGTTGGAGACATTTTGGAG TAA
- the LOC11406059 gene encoding general transcription and DNA repair factor IIH subunit TFB5: MVNATKGVFISCDIPMAQYIVNMNASLPASDKFIIHILDSTHMFVQPHVEQMIRSQIAKFREDNTYVKPS, translated from the exons ATGGTCAATGCAACTAAAGGCGTCTTCATTTCCTG TGATATACCTATGGCTCAATATATCGTCAATATGAATGCTTCACTGCCTGCATCTGACAAATTCataatacatatattggatagtACACACATGTTTGTTCAACCCCATGTCGAGCAAATGATTCGAAGTCAAATTGCAAAGTTCCGAGAGGACAACACATACGTCAAACCTTCTTGA
- the LOC11411289 gene encoding general transcription and DNA repair factor IIH subunit TFB5, translating to MVNATKGVFISCDIPMAQFIIKMNASFPTSDKFIIHILDSTHMFVQPHVEQMIRSQIAKFREDNTYVKPS from the exons ATGGTGAATGCAACCAAAGGCGTCTTTATTTCCTG TGACATACCAATGGCtcaatttatcattaaaatgaaTGCTTCATTCCCTACATCCGACAAATTCataatacatatattggatagtACTCACATGTTTGTTCAACCCCATGTCGAGCAAATGATTCGAAGTCAAATTGCTAAGTTTCGAGAGGACAACACATATGTCAAACCTTCTTGA
- the LOC11411290 gene encoding protein SRG1 isoform X1 encodes MFKFGSSILVPSVQELAKQPNTEIPEQYLHPNQDPINVSNTTSLQQVPVIDLSKLLSEDATELEKLDQACKEWGFFQLINHGVDPLLVENVKIGVQEFLSLPLEEKKKFWQNQNDIEGFGQLFVLSENQKLEWADLFFTTTLPSYARNTRLFPNIPQPFRDNLETYCLELKNVCITIIKHMSKALKVEPNELLDSIDDITQSMRMNYYPPCPQPENVIGLNPHSDAGALTILLQANDIEGLQIRKDGQWISVKPLTDAFVINVGDILEILTNGIYRSIEHRATINSKKERISIVAFHRPQMSTVIGPTPRLVTPERPALFKTLTVEDYYKVIFSRQLQGKSCLDLMRIQKDNRK; translated from the exons ATGTTCAAGTTTGGAAGCTCAATATTGGTGCCTTCTGTCCAAGAGCTTGCAAAGCAGCCCAACACAGAAATTCCAGAACAATATCTTCATCCAAATCAAGACCCTATTAATGTATCAAATACAACTTCCTTACAACAAGTACCAGTCATTGACCTAAGTAAACTGTTATCTGAAGATGCAACTGAGCTAGAGAAGCTTGATCAAGCATGTAAAGAATGGGGGTTCTTCCAG TTGATTAATCACGGAGTCGATCCTTTATTGGTGGAAAATGTGAAGATAGGTGTTCAAGAGTTCCTAAGTCTTCCAttggaagagaagaagaaattttggcaaaaccAAAACGATATTGAGGGGTTTGGTCAACTGTTTGTTTTATCTGAGAATCAAAAGTTAGAATGGGCAGATTTATTCTTCACTACGACTCTTCCATCCTATGCAAGGAACACCCGGTTATTTCCAAATATTCCTCAACCATTCAG AGATAATTTAGAAACCTATTGTTTAGAACTGAAAAATGTTTGCATCACAATCATCAAACATATGTCAAAAGCTCTTAAAGTTGAACCAAATGAACTGCTAGACTCAATTGATGATATAACTCAATCAATGAGGATGAATTACTATCCTCCTTGTCCCCAACCAGAAAATGTCATTGGACTCAATCCTCATTCTGATGCGGGTGCCTTAACCATCCTTCTACAAGCCAATGACATTGAAGGTCTCCAAATACGAAAAGATGGACAGTGGATTTCTGTTAAACCACTCACCGATGCTTTTGTCATAAATGTTGGAGACATTTTGGAG ATACTAACCAATGGAATTTATCGAAGCATCGAACATCGAGCTACAATTAACTCAAAGAAAGAGAGGATTTCTATTGTAGCTTTCCACAGACCTCAAATGAGCACCGTTATAGGTCCAACACCAAGACTTGTTACCCCTGAAAGACCTGCATTGTTCAAAACACTTACCGTTGAAGATTACTACAAAGTAATATTTTCACGCCAGCTACAGGGGAAATCATGTCTTGATCTTATGAGAATTCAAAAAGATAATAGGAAGTGA